The stretch of DNA AGCGATTCCTGCACCGCGGACGATGCCGCGGTGGCGAGCAGCCCGGTCATCAGGATGAGGATGATCCGGCGCGCGAGCATATCGTCGTTCGAGACGACCATGCCCGGCCCCGGCTCGGGCGCGGACCAGGGCGGCGGCGGCCCGTCGAAGCGCTGCGGGAGCATCTCGATCGGCGACTCGCTCGGCATCATGGCGGGAAGGTCGGGCATCAGAAGATCGGCGTCAGCACGGTTTCGCTGAGTGCGCGACCGCCGCGCGTGAGGAACAACCTGACGTCGGCCGGGCCCTGCGCATCGGGCGCGACGTCGGCGGTCACCCGCCAGCGGTTCTTCTGGCCGACCACGGGATACGCCGCGTTGGCAAGCACCTTGCCGCGGACGACGTCGATCTTAGCGGTCACGCCGCTCTGTCGGTCGAGCCCGGCAAGACCGTCGCCGATGAAGTCGACCACGAGCTTTCGCGCGCCCTTGACCGGTTCTGCGCCCGGTCGGCCGGCGACACCCTGCCAGCAATCGACGACATGCGCCGCGCTGGCAACCGCGGTCGGGTCGCTCGATTTCCACGACAGCGTGTAATCGAACTGCAACCGCTGGCCTGCCTTTGCAGAAGCGGCCGGGGTCCAGAACGAGACGACGTTATCCACCGTCTCGCTGTTGGTCGGGAACGCGTAGAGCATCACCGCGCCCTTGCCCCAGTCACCCTGCGGCTGGATCCACAGGTTGGGCCGGCGATCGTAGAACGCGCCGTCGTCCTGATAGTGATCGAAGTTCCGATCGCGCTGGATCAGCCCGAACCCCTTCGGCGCCTGATCCGCGAAGCTGTCCAGCGTATCGTGCGGCGGGTTGTTGAGCGGCCGCCAGATGCGCTCGCCCGCGCCGGTGAGCAGCGCGAGCCCGTCCGAATCGTGGATCTCCGGCCGCCAGTCGACCGCGGCGGCGCGGTTGCCTTCACCGTACCAGAACATGCTGGTCGCTGGCGCGACGCCGAGCCGTTCGATGTCGCGACGGATGTTCAGGACCGACGAGACCTGCTGCTCGACCCCCGCGCCCGCGACGTGGCGCGACTGGAAGCGGTACGCCCCGGTAACGCTGGCGCCGTCCATCAGCGCGTAGATCGTGTAGGCGTCGGTGCCGGTCCGCTCGATCCAGAATTCGGTGAAGTCGGGAAATTCCTCGCGGCCGGGCAGCCCGGTGTTGATCGCAAGCCCGCGCGCGGACAGGCCGTATTGGTCCTGCGAGCCGGCGGTACGGAAATAGGACGCGCCCTGGAACGCCATCCAGTCGCTGGTCCCACCCGGCGCCATCGCGCGGAACCCGGCGATGCCGAGCGCGGCGGCATGGCCCTCTTCAGCCTCGAACAGATCGCGCGAGAACGCGATGCGGCGTGCCTGCCCGTTCTCGACGACGTTGATCGCGACCGGCATCGGCGCATAGCGGCCGAGCGGAAACAGGCGGATGCCGCCCGCCAGCGTCTTGTCGGCGCGGAAGCGGATGCTGCCGACCTTGTCGTAATCGATCGCGGCGGCGGCGGCGACCTTTGCGGGGGCCTGGTACGGCTTGGTGGCCAGCGTGGCGGCGCGCTGCTGCAGCGCCGCCCACGAAAAGGGCTCGGCCTTGCCAGGCGCTGCACGCATCGCCGCGGCGGCCTGCGGGAGGACACCCAACAAACCCAGCGCGGTCATTACTTCGCGTCGACCGATCATGCAGAGCGCTCCCTCGTCATCATGCTGCAACGCGGTAGCATAAGGACATCGCGCGCGCGCGTCGACAGGTCCCGCCCCCGGCGCGCCCTACCTCGCCGCGCGCTGCCAGCGAGCGCTGACCTGGACGCGGTCGTGGATATGGCTGCCGACGATCACCAGCATCGCGCCGGCACTCGCGCAGAGGAAGCCGATGGCGGCGAGCAGGAATGCGAGTGCGCCGGTTTGTGGGTGGAGGCGGACGAGCGTGTGGATCGCAGTGGCGGCGATCGTCAGCGCCAGGACGCCGCTCGCGCGGAGGCTGAGGTCGGTGCGAAGGCGGCGAGCGTCGGTCATGCGACGCTTGAGCTATCGCTTGCTCATAAGCGTTCGAGATCGATTTCGCAGGGGAGCCATAGTGTTCGCGTAGTACTTACGCCGAGCTGCGGATGCTCCGCCACGCGCCCGTCATCTTGTCCAACTCTAGTCATCCCCGCGCAGGCGGGGATCCAGATCCTCAAAGGGTGCAAATCAATCGCGGGTTCAGCCAATATGGGTCCCCGCCTGCGCGGGGATGACGAATACGGTGGGCTGAGCATTTTTTCGCCACGTTAAGCGTCGACGAGCAGCCGGTACCCAATCCCGAGCTCGTTCGCGATGACCGTGCCGACGCCCCCCGCCCCCTCCAGCTTCTGCCGCAGGTTGCGCACCACGATGCGGAGATATTCGATCCGCCGGTCGTGATCGGTCGGCCACGCCGCCTCGAGAATCCGCTGGTGCGTCACCACCCGCCCAGGATGCGCCGCCAGCGCCGACAGCACATCGAACTCCTTGCGCGTCAGATGCGCTTCCTCGTTCCCCCGCCGGACGAGCCGGTGCTCGAAATCGATCTCCACCCCATGCGCACGCAATACCGTCGGCCGCGATGTAGCCTCGCCCCGCCCCCGCAACGCCACCCGCAACCGTGCGAGCAATTCCTCGGTATCGAACGGCTTGGTCACATAATCCTCCGCGCCGAGATCGAGCGCCGCCACCTTCTGGTCGGTCGCCTCGCGCGCGGACACGACGAGAATGATCGGATCGCCGAGCTTCTTCAGCAACGGTACCAGCTCCAGCCCATCGCGATCCGGCAACCCCAGGTCGAGCAGCACCGCGGTCAACGGCCGGTTCGCCGCAACCCGCAAAGCCTCGCGCGCGTTGACCGCTTCCTCGACGCCGTACCCCGCGCGCTCCAGCGTGTTCTTCAACAGCCGCCGGATGTGCAGCTCGTCATCGACGATCAGGACCGTCTGCGCGCTCATAGATTCGCTCCATCGGTGTCGCGGACGAGCAGGGCCACGGGGAAGCACAGGCTGAACTGCGCGCCCGTCAGGTCTTCGCGGTTGGTGACTTCAACGGTCATTTCCATTGCTTCGGCGAAGGCCTTGACGATCGCAAGTCCGAGGCCGGTGCCGCCGATCGCGCGGTCGGAGCCTTCGAGGCGGCGGAACGTCTCGAACACCTCGTTCTCGCGGCCGGGCGGCAAGCCCGGCCCCTGGTCGATCACCGACAGCCGGAGCATGCCGAAGCGGTGCTCGGCACGCACGATGATCGGCGTGCCGGGATCGGCATAGCGGCCGGCATTGTCGAGCAGGTTGAGCAGGCAATGGTGGAGCAATTGCGGATCGACGCGGACCAAAGGCAGGTTCGGCGCAACGTCGAGCTCGATCGCATGACCTTCGAGCACGCGCTTCGTATCGTGCACCGCGCCCGCAACGGCGTCGGTCAGGTCGGTCGGCTCCAGTCGCAACCGGAGCGCGCCAGCCTCGACCCGCGCCATGTCGAGCAGATTGCCGACGAACCGGTTGAGCCGCGCCGCCTCGCTCTCGATCGTCGCGATCAGTTCGGGGGTGACGCCGCGGTGCAGCTCGGCGGCAGCCGCCATCACCGACGTCAACGGCGTGCGCAGGTCGTGGCTGACCGATGACAGCAACGCCTGCCGCAACCGATCGCGTTCGCGCACCGCGTCGACGTCGCGCATCTCGACCTCGAGCCGCGCGCGCTCAAGCACAAGCGATGCCTGATCGACCAGGCTCATCAGCAGCGGCAACTGGTCCGACCGTACCGGATCGCCACCTGCTTCAC from Sphingomonas faeni encodes:
- a CDS encoding glucan biosynthesis protein; this encodes MIGRREVMTALGLLGVLPQAAAAMRAAPGKAEPFSWAALQQRAATLATKPYQAPAKVAAAAAIDYDKVGSIRFRADKTLAGGIRLFPLGRYAPMPVAINVVENGQARRIAFSRDLFEAEEGHAAALGIAGFRAMAPGGTSDWMAFQGASYFRTAGSQDQYGLSARGLAINTGLPGREEFPDFTEFWIERTGTDAYTIYALMDGASVTGAYRFQSRHVAGAGVEQQVSSVLNIRRDIERLGVAPATSMFWYGEGNRAAAVDWRPEIHDSDGLALLTGAGERIWRPLNNPPHDTLDSFADQAPKGFGLIQRDRNFDHYQDDGAFYDRRPNLWIQPQGDWGKGAVMLYAFPTNSETVDNVVSFWTPAASAKAGQRLQFDYTLSWKSSDPTAVASAAHVVDCWQGVAGRPGAEPVKGARKLVVDFIGDGLAGLDRQSGVTAKIDVVRGKVLANAAYPVVGQKNRWRVTADVAPDAQGPADVRLFLTRGGRALSETVLTPIF
- a CDS encoding response regulator transcription factor — translated: MSAQTVLIVDDELHIRRLLKNTLERAGYGVEEAVNAREALRVAANRPLTAVLLDLGLPDRDGLELVPLLKKLGDPIILVVSAREATDQKVAALDLGAEDYVTKPFDTEELLARLRVALRGRGEATSRPTVLRAHGVEIDFEHRLVRRGNEEAHLTRKEFDVLSALAAHPGRVVTHQRILEAAWPTDHDRRIEYLRIVVRNLRQKLEGAGGVGTVIANELGIGYRLLVDA